The Corynebacterium camporealensis genome contains a region encoding:
- a CDS encoding MBL fold metallo-hydrolase produces the protein MELIKFGHSTIAMQAPEGRILIDPGSATDSACLQDADAVLLTHIHPDHFDVDAVKASGLPVWGPQDVADKLGETKGDCTVVESGDEFEVLGLRIRAVGGRHHPIHPEVPRPVNLGYLAEGVLHPGDEFITELPGEVRTLLLPIAGPWARSTEAADYARELSPEMVVPIHDAVLSEFGQNFTDNVLGNKLALPGYFRPELGQPFEAK, from the coding sequence ATGGAGCTTATTAAGTTTGGACATTCGACCATCGCGATGCAGGCCCCAGAGGGCCGCATCCTCATCGACCCGGGCAGCGCCACCGACAGCGCGTGCTTGCAAGATGCCGATGCCGTCTTGCTCACCCACATCCACCCTGACCACTTTGACGTCGACGCCGTGAAGGCTAGCGGACTGCCGGTCTGGGGACCGCAGGACGTCGCCGACAAGCTTGGCGAGACGAAGGGTGACTGCACCGTCGTGGAAAGCGGCGACGAGTTTGAGGTGCTGGGCCTGCGCATTCGCGCCGTGGGCGGGCGCCACCACCCCATTCACCCGGAGGTGCCCCGTCCGGTGAATCTTGGCTATTTGGCCGAGGGCGTGCTGCACCCGGGCGATGAGTTCATCACCGAGCTGCCGGGTGAGGTGCGCACACTGTTGCTGCCGATTGCCGGTCCGTGGGCACGCAGCACCGAAGCTGCCGACTACGCCCGTGAGCTGTCGCCGGAGATGGTCGTACCGATTCACGATGCCGTCCTATCGGAGTTCGGGCAGAACTTCACCGACAACGTGCTGGGCAACAAGCTGGCGCTGCCGGGCTACTTCCGCCCGGAGCTGGGCCAGCCTTTCGAGGCCAAGTAA